A window of the Hordeum vulgare subsp. vulgare chromosome 5H, MorexV3_pseudomolecules_assembly, whole genome shotgun sequence genome harbors these coding sequences:
- the LOC123398129 gene encoding uncharacterized protein LOC123398129, protein MVVAMLICFLFASGDLPSVDAYGRMRPNGTFLTSPSSAPFVLAARNKYKGNNDVRHVAGWVTPGSSYGARVKIGIWASQGHHSQESGASIFISNVDQDEPFNMIEAGFHVLPDLYNNNNVHFFVRWTKDDHKSTGCYNLDCHGFVPASGAALFPGQAVAPPSTYDRDDRYITISLHTDPNTRDWVLYRDDLHKPAFLGHFPKGLCPKLYGIAPGAGWIGFVDYQDRDRGGPAMGSGHFPQEGQRKAAYFKNIKLFDSKANVYDPSGLVRLVTNPKCFKVSELMHAKQDGYMFYYGGPAGCVG, encoded by the exons ATGGTGGTAGCCATGTTGATATGCTTTTTATTTGCATCTGGTGATCTCCCttcagtagatgcatatggacgcaTGCGACCAAACGGGACG TTTTTAACATCGCCAAGTTCAGCCCCGTTTGTGTTAGCTGCGAGGAACAAAtacaaaggcaacaatgatgtccGTCAT GTAGCTGGCTGGGTCACACCGGGAAGCAGCTATGGCGCACGAGTTAAAATAGGTATATGGGCTTCACAAGGACATCATTCCCAAGAGTCTGGGGCATCGATATTTATCAGCAATGTTGATCAAGATGAGCCCTTCAATATGATCGAAGCTGGATTTCAT GTACTTCCGGActtatataataataataatgtccATTTCTTTGTACGATGGACG AAAGACGACCACAAATCAACGGGCTGTTATAATTTGGACTGCCACGGTTTTGTGCCTGCTAGTGGAGCTGCACTTTTTCCAGGTCAAGCTGTTGCTCCCCCCTCAACTTATGACAGGGACGATCGCTATATAACAATTAGCCTGCATACA GATCCAAACACGAGAGACTGGGTGTTGTATCGAGACGACTTGCATAAACCTGCATTTTTGGGGCATTTTCCAAAGGGGCTTTGTCCTAAACTGTATGGTATAGCCCCCGGAGCAGGGTGGATTGGATTTGTCGATTACCAGGATAGAGATCGAGGTGGTCCCGCAATGGGTAGCGGTCATTTTCCACAAGAGGGCCAAAGGAAAGCAGCATACTTCAAGAATATCAAGCTCTTTGATTCCAAAGCTAATGTGTATGATCCGAGTGGCTTGGTCAGACTtgtcactaacccaaaatgtttCAAAGTAAGTGAGCTTATGCATGCTAAACAGGACGGCTATATGTTTTACTATGGAGGTCCAGCTGGTTGTGTGGGTTGA